The Hordeum vulgare subsp. vulgare chromosome 7H, MorexV3_pseudomolecules_assembly, whole genome shotgun sequence DNA window aaaaaaaataagtaattagaattttgttacaaactttaatagcaaaaagaattattataaaagaaaataaataagtaattagaaacaaaaaagaaagcaaaaaaactagaaataaaaaattaaacaaagcaccGCACCGAGCCAGCAcacggcctttggtcccggttggtgccaaaaAAAATTTAGTTGTAagtataaagaaaagaaaaaaaaataaagcaaaaaacgaaacaaaaataatagaaaaaaatcaaaaaatagatgcgaatttatagagaaaattcaacccaaattcaaagtgctagttagcttaaCTCGCCAACTAGCACTTtaaatttaggtttaattttgtctttaaattcgaGCTCGATGTTGCAGCCGTGCTGGAGCTTATAAACAGGTTCGGGAGGCCTTCGCTTGGcttggtgggactaaacatccaaccgcaccgcggctgtggcaggcacatgcctttagtcccggtttgtggctccaaccgggaccaaaggcctgtgcttcccgcccttcgggctgctgaaaggagacctttggtcccggtttgtggctccaaccgagactaatgccccctttagtcgcggtgggtgccactaaccgggaccaaaggtctctgtttcccgccctttgggctgctaaaaagaggcctttggtcccggttggtggcactaaccgggaccaatgcaaccctttagtctcggttggtgccactaaccgggaccaatgcctttgCTATGTAAGCCAACACTTTAGAAATTTTCAGATTTCACGGCtccgcgagctcatccacgcaCGACGACGCCGTGAGCTCTTCCACGCACGACAACGCCGCGAGCTCATCCAtggcgccgccaggctgccccgtcgccgtcgcccgtcgccctccgccccccgagCCCACGCCGTCGCCCGTCGCCATCGCCCAATGCCCCCCGctaccgtcgtcgtcgccctccgccgcccccgagccgtcgCCCATCACCGTCGCCGTCGCCTTGCCCTCCGctccccgccgccgtcgccatcgCTCTCGCCACCCACGtcgtcgccccggccgccgccgccacggctCTGTTCATTTTATTCATATAATTTgtattattttttagttcattgcatttttttcatatatatataatgtatatatgtatgtggtAGATATATGATGAATGGATGTGGCTATGTATGTATGATTATAATGTTCATAGCATTTTCTTTGTTTATATATGTTTTTTTCATATATGTATTAATTTTTTATTTAGGTTAGAAGATATCGATTTTAGGTTAGtccttagtagttgaactagttgatttaataaaactactttattaaattttaatatatatagAAGTAGCTTATTTTTAgtaaaaactactttatttttttatttattgtttttaatttttgacTAGTTTAACCTCCGCGTTGCTGAAACTGGATGGCTAAAAGAATTTCCAGTTTCATCAATGTATGATCATACCGAAACTGGATGGCTAAAATAATTTATTTACAACTCGAGATAAAGATTATAAATCTTGTTTCTAATATCCATACAAATATAAGGTTACTACTTAACTTTTTCTCACAAAATTGTTTTTCAAGATCTTGTAGTGCACAATACATGATTAATTCAGTACAAATACGTTGTGGCATATGTACCGGTATGATACTAAAAGTGTTCTACGTTCAGCTTGCTGGTAAGAAAAGCACCTCCTACGGATATGAGCAGAAAGATGCTTGTGATAGGGATAAACATAGTGAAGGGTAGATATCTTTTAGTAGTTTCAAATGGTTTACCTAAAAAATATATAGATAATTAGAATTCGGTTTAAATACTTTATTGATCAAGCCATTTATTACAAGCacaaccacaaaacataaatctaAACATTGTTGTACTTATGCATCACAATACAATTTTGTGGAAGAATTTCAAGATAATGTGCTATTTATTCAACAAACAACAGTTTTATTAAGAAAAAGTAATATGTCACTCATTAGTAACACGTAGCTTTGTGTAGATATTGTtggataacgtagcataaattcaaaaaaattcctacgcatattcagatctttctatggagagaccagcaacgagagaggggtgagtgcatgttcatacctttgaagatcgctaagcggaagcgttactaaaacacggttgatggagtcgtactcgcggcgattcagatcgcggtgtgattccgatctagtgccgaactacggcaccaccgcgttcaacacacgtgcagcccggtgacgtctcccgcaccttgatccagcaaggaggagggagaggttggggaacatctccagcagcacgacgacgtggtgtcgatgaagagacgaggtctcccggcagggctttgccaagcaccgatagtgaggaggagaaagaagagcagggctgcgccgagggagagggaaaactgtgtctccaaaagcccaaaagtgcccactatatatagggggagggagggttgtgcccccttgagggtttccctctcctgggaagggcggcagccctagagggggggaggtgcggtggccaaggggggaggaggggtggcgcacccttctagtgggccttaggcccacctgcgctagggttccccccccccctctcccttcttcttgcgccatgggctgagtggggggcgcaccagcccacctaggggctggttccctcccgcacttggcccatctagcctcccggggtcgttgcccccttccgatggacccccggggccacctccggtggtcccggtggtcaaggtacgttaccggtgacgcccgaaacacttctgatgtccgaaaccatccatcctatatatcaatctttacctccggaccattccggagctcctcgtgacgtccgggatctcatccgggactccgaacaatttttgataacctcgtataacgattccctataaccctagcgtcatcgaaccttaagtgtgtagaccctacgggttcgggagacaggtagacatgaccaagacacctctccggccaataaccatcagcggggtctggatacccatggtggctctcacttgctccacgatgatctcatcggatgaaccacgatgtcaaggattcaatcaatcccgtatacaattccctttgtctgtcggtatagaacttgcccgagattcgatcgttggtatacctataccttgttcaatctcgttaccggtaagtctctttactcgttccgtagcacgtcatcgtgtgactaactcctttagtcacattaagctcatgatgatgttctaccaagtgggcccagagatacctctccgtcacacggagtgacaaatcccaatctcgattcgtaccaacccaacagacactttcagaggtacccgtagtgcacctttatagtcacccagttatgttgtgacgtttgatacacccaaagcactcctacggtattcgggagttgcacaatctcacggtcaacggaaaagacacttgacattagaaaagctttagcatacgaacaatacgatctagtgctacgcttaggattgggtcttgtccatcacatcattctcccaatgatgtgatcccgttatcaatgacatctaatgcccatgaccaggaaaccatgatcgtctattgactaacgagctagccaactagaggcttgctagggacacattgtgatctatttattcacacatgtattactgtttcctgttaatacaattatagcatgaacaatagacgattatcatgaacaaggaaatatgataataaccattttattattgcctctagggcatatttccaacaggtattaATACCATTTGTGCACATTCATAAGCAAACTGAATACATGCTTAAATATGCGGATGTCCATCTGAATGTAGTGACTTGCAAAGAGCATGAAAAATCCATGGCCTGTAGGACCATGGTCCAGTTTTTAGAAGCGTCACTAATACCTATATTTTATTGTTTCTATAACCAAGATCATTGTCTTATCCTTGACTTGCAAAGAGCATGAAAAATCCATGGCCCATAGGACCATAATTGTCTCATATAGTCAACACGCACTCTCTCTAAATACTGTGATGTGGTGATGTGGtaatttgttatttatttttagaagCACGCTGATAtaagaagtagtttatttttagcaagaaaattaatagaactagtttatttttttagttcattttatgatgcctatcccgcatcctcgtcgtcgactcggcggaggacacctgcttgatcagaggggccctgtccgggactgggctccgcccggctggtattgggaagtgctaccttccggggggcgtaggttggtgaggagccagcccgttgttgacccgatccttgtttggtggtggtcgcgtgggctagtgacggtgccgaggcttccggacaccgcggaggtggtacatcaccgtgtcagcgaggaggacgagcatgtccatcgctacatggttgcgttggaggggagGTTCGAcagtacctggcaggttcttcaggcatctcactggagctatgatcctgtgatggttccttctctttgggtgtccaccgcccgtgacgatacccgtcgggcgctacggttctagctgtattagtgatgctatatgtatgccaagagatgatgtagttttgcttataattgaatgcatgctaatttgaatactactttattttacgatttggttttccttattgaatgctcaaattggaaaagtactcctactttgaatgctaaaattggagagcactatgcagaaaagtcctacctaatactgatgatcatgttgttgtaaatgttgtatgacaatgttgtaaagggtagtaattggtctcttcagctgcttttcagagatggagttcttcacgattatactttagaaatcctccagcaggcaggtgctgtcggacaattttgtgaagatgctggacggccatcggccacagaacatgaagctgaggcaggccggcaacgggcttcacaagctgtgggacgtggaggtggtgttcgacaccgatggaagcatgtacctagatcgtggctgtaagcagttcgtccgtgcctacgacctgcggcacgggtacttccttgtcttcaggtacgacggcaacgccatgtttgccgtgaaggtgttcgacacgactatgtctcggaggcgctaccaggacgacgacgatgcaagtacgctctgtctcttcttcctctccattaggctatgttcACACCcgtttttaaaaaaacttttttgcatttggcaaggcaatgggagcaggagcagtgaTAACTcaaaatgttgtaaagggtagtaattggtctcttctgctgcttttcagagatggagttcttcacgattatacttgagaaatcctccagtaggctagtgctgccggacaattttgcGAAGATGTTGGACGGCCATCGACCACAAAACATGAAgatgaggcaggccggcaacgggcttcgcaagctgtgggacgtggaggtggtgttcgacaccgatggaagcatgtacctagatcgtggctggaagcagttcgtccgtgcctacgacctgcgacacgggtacttccttgtcttcaggtacgacgacaacgccacgtttgccgtgaaggtgttcgacacgactatgtgtgggaggcgctaccaggacgacgatgccagtacactctgtctcttcttcctctccattaggctatgtgtcacacccattttaaaaaaacttttttgcatttggcaaggcaatgggagcaggagcagcgagtactgcgacaggtgctatgtctacgacagcagcgactctggctacagcaaaagtagcagtGACTCTGGTTACAACAAAAGTAGCAGCGGCGATGGCGtcgcgatggtgatcccacagctgggcgacagggccatgccaattgtgaggagtacatcccacaacctggcctggggcttcgccgctctaagcgcatcaggatgatgaaggagaaggtgaagaagcaggagtgaagatcttaagaacctcatggagctttaatctttatagtgtaaaccttttaagtaagatagtgttgaactgctactgcacttttaagtatgatggtggtgtgcctgatgaaattttgtgcatgctcatggatgctcatggatgaaagataaaattatttctttttgtgcttgctcatggatgctccttggttggtTTATATAAAAACCTAAATTAACCTTtaaaccagcccctttcaaaaaaaacctcagcttcagccaggtgctgacgcggggatgccttttggtcccggttggcgtcaccaaccgggactaaaggccctcctgcctggcctggccgcagcgaccacgtggaggcccatctatcccggttggtgtaagaaccgggactaaaggccgagggcattagtaacgaccttttagtcccggttccaaaaccgggacagaaggcccttccgaactgggacaaaaggccctttttctactagtgacatgTGGTCATACAAAGTGTGCGGGGGTGCTGAAGCAGTGTTGACGAGTACCAGATTGAAGTTGGTGAATGGGTCTATCGGTGCTAGTTGATGGACAAAAGTTGACCATGAAGAATCTGAAAAAGTGACGAAAAATCTGAAATTGTCAAAAGGGAAGGGAGTACATGGTCGTATATTTTGAGGTGTTAATAGCACATCAAAAAGTGTGGATGACAAGTACAGAAGGAGGTGGAGTGCTATAGCCGTGGGACATGTTAGAGACTATCTAGGAAAAAGGTGAGACAATTGTGAATTTGCCTCAGGGTGACACAGGGCGACGgtgaaattccttcaagtttcACACCAATGGTCAAGAAAGAGCGAGGCTGTTGAGTATAGATAACTCTTATATGTGTCATCCAATATGCGGGTTGTTCACTTTCTCGCAGGTCGGTGATTAGTGCGTGATGGCGTTGAACGGATACTCAAGAAGTTTGGAGCTCAAAGTAAGAGTAATAAGGAACTTAACTTTGCTAGAGTGTTGACTGTGAAGAAGACGAGAAGGGACTACACTTGCGCGTGGAgtcatatgaagactgtgagtagCAGCGATGCTCATGGCGTATCTTAAGTCCAATGTACATGGATGTTTGACACATGGACGAATCCAAGGTGATGGGATATTCGCCAAGCTGGAGTTTGTTAGAATTGTGTCAGATATTGTGTAGGTTACAGTTGAACTCTGAGGAGTCTTGTGTTTAGGCAGGATATGAAGTCATGTCCTAataaaacatgtcgacatgggatgtagttttgaagatttcatcGAAACAAAGTCAAAGGCGAAAATAAATCATCAatcgaattaacggtttaagaTATAAAAGTTTTTGATTTCCGATCATTTAAAACTAATCCGATGACAGAAAAGAACATGCAAGCCGCCGTTTGAGATGTCCGCCATGCAGCGCTTCTAAATAGAATTTCCCAACATTTTTCATATTCAAAGTAAGCACCCATCGgctcaacctctttattcatacTTGAAAACCGAAAACAAAAGTACACGATACTGACACATGCAGCAGGTACATATATAGAGTGACGGTACGCGTTGATAGGCTACTTTTCTATACGCGGAAGGAAATCAGCAACTGAAGGGAACAAAACCAATCTTCTCGGACGCAACATTGTAGATCACCTCGGCGGAACGCTGCTGCGTATTGCCGATGGCGGAGAAGGGGAACTCACCGGCCGCGAACGCGAGGCACCCGTAGGCGGGTTGCGCCGCGTCAGGGAACATCATGATCCCGAAGAAGTCGAGCTCGAACACTGCTCCGTCGCTGAACTTGAACGACACCCCCGGTATAAAGATCGCGCTCTGGCCAGAGAAGTCGTAGCAGGTGTCGAGTTCTTGGAAGGGCGGCGCCGGCTTGTTCCCCTTCATGGTGAACTTGAAGCGGTCGCGGAGCAAGGTGTAGGCCTGGTCGGGGATGTAGGTGAGGGTGGTGCCGGAGTCGAGCAGTGTGCCCTTGCTGGTGAACACGGACGGCGGCACCGGCAGGACGTAGCCACCGATGTTGATGGACGCGAGTTCCACGAAGTAGAAGGAAGGGTACTCCGGCTTCTTGATCATCGCCGTGTACTGGACCTTGCCGGTGTCCGGGGCGGCGCCGATGCTGAGGAACCCGGGCCTCGTCATGTTGTGAGACGGCAGACAGTAGGAGAAGGTGCCGTCGAACGAGGAGGCCGTCTGCGAGGCCAGCGAGAGCTGGCCACGGCCGAGGCCAAGCAGCCCGTCGGTGGTGCCGAAGTCACCCAGGTTGGTGGTGCCGCATCCGAACGGGAAGCTGGAGAAGGTACGCGACGAGGAGAAGGTCAGCGTCTCCTGGGAGAGCGCGCCAGACGTGGAGGATCCATCGCCATAGCCGATGGTGTAGAGGCAGGTGGTGCCGTTGCACATGCCGCCGGCCACCGAGCACTCTGGCGTGCCGCAGCGCACGACGTTG harbors:
- the LOC123412412 gene encoding aspartyl protease family protein At5g10770-like, whose translation is MASSRWPSSLLYGLLVLALLCGIALAARPTRYLSVSLDQVLGSKQARAQCYDPSSFSGEASGNKFAIHPSCGAGEQAGSNRDIVSHDRARLSTIRQRSDPSAMPPMPPMFPPSPAPGSAPANGMPPMSAFPPMFFPPNPAPSEGMPPAPAVAFPPIYLPPAPAPAEGPSVTIPDVPGTSGYNITEFIVVVGFGTPPQPSALLFDTGSDLSWVQCKPCTGHCYQQRDPLFDPTKSSTYNVETLTFSSSRTFSSFPFGCGTTNLGDFGTTDGLLGLGRGQLSLASQTASSFDGTFSYCLPSHNMTRPGFLSIGAAPDTGKVQYTAMIKKPEYPSFYFVELASINIGGYVLPVPPSVFTSKGTLLDSGTTLTYIPDQAYTLLRDRFKFTMKGNKPAPPFQELDTCYDFSGQSAIFIPGVSFKFSDGAVFELDFFGIMMFPDAAQPAYGCLAFAAGEFPFSAIGNTQQRSAEVIYNVASEKIGFVPFSC